In a genomic window of Streptomyces sp. NBC_01231:
- a CDS encoding VWA domain-containing protein → MTTEQHTTTGQRTTTQQPTTTQPVDPAQERLRRWRLVLGGDTADGTGCELSGRDAAMDGALAGLYGKGDKGQQARDRSAGLGASAPSVARWLGDIRTYFPSTVVQVMQRDAIDRLGLSTLLLEPEMLEAVEADVHLVGTLLSLNKAMPETTKETARAVVRKVVEDLEKRLATRTRATLTGALDRSARINRPRHHDIDWNRTIAANLKHYLPEYRTIVPERLIGYGRASQSVKKEVVLCIDQSGSMAASVVYASVFGAVLASMRSINTRLVVFDTAVVDLTDQLDDPVDVLFGTQLGGGTDINRALAYCQSQITRPAETVVVLISDLYEGGIRQEMLKRVAAMKASGVQFVTLLALSDEGAPAYDREHAAALAALGAPAFACTPDLFPEVMAAAIEKRPLPIPETA, encoded by the coding sequence ATGACGACCGAGCAGCACACGACGACCGGGCAGCGCACGACGACCCAGCAGCCCACGACGACCCAGCCGGTCGACCCGGCGCAGGAGCGGCTGCGGCGCTGGCGGCTCGTGCTCGGAGGGGACACGGCCGACGGCACGGGCTGCGAGCTCTCCGGGCGGGACGCCGCGATGGACGGGGCACTGGCCGGGCTCTACGGGAAGGGGGACAAGGGGCAGCAGGCGCGGGACCGTTCGGCGGGGCTCGGAGCGTCGGCACCGTCCGTGGCGCGCTGGCTCGGGGACATCCGGACGTACTTCCCGTCCACCGTCGTCCAGGTCATGCAGCGCGACGCCATCGACCGGCTCGGGCTGTCCACGCTGCTCCTGGAGCCGGAGATGCTGGAGGCGGTGGAGGCGGACGTGCACCTCGTGGGCACGCTGCTCTCCCTCAACAAGGCGATGCCCGAGACCACGAAGGAGACGGCACGGGCAGTCGTCCGCAAGGTCGTCGAGGACCTGGAGAAGCGGCTCGCGACCCGCACCCGGGCCACCCTCACCGGCGCACTGGACCGCAGCGCCCGTATCAACCGGCCCCGCCACCACGACATCGACTGGAACCGCACCATCGCGGCCAACCTCAAGCACTACCTGCCGGAGTACCGGACGATCGTGCCGGAGCGGCTCATCGGGTACGGGCGCGCGTCCCAGTCGGTGAAGAAGGAGGTCGTCCTCTGCATCGACCAGTCGGGGTCGATGGCGGCGTCCGTCGTCTACGCGTCCGTGTTCGGGGCGGTGTTGGCGTCGATGCGGTCGATCAACACGCGGCTCGTCGTCTTCGACACGGCCGTGGTCGACCTCACCGACCAGCTCGACGACCCGGTCGACGTCCTGTTCGGCACACAGCTCGGCGGCGGCACGGACATCAACCGGGCGCTGGCGTACTGCCAGTCGCAGATCACCCGGCCCGCGGAGACCGTGGTCGTGCTGATCAGTGACCTCTACGAGGGAGGCATACGGCAGGAGATGCTCAAGCGGGTCGCGGCGATGAAGGCGTCGGGGGTGCAGTTCGTGACGTTGCTCGCGCTGTCCGACGAGGGGGCACCCGCCTACGACCGGGAGCACGCGGCCGCGCTCGCCGCGCTCGGCGCACCGGCCTTCGCGTGTACGCCCGACCTGTTCCCTGAGGTGATGGCGGCGGCGATCGAGAAGCGGCCCCTGCCGATCCCGGAGACCGCGTGA
- the sucC gene encoding ADP-forming succinate--CoA ligase subunit beta, with protein MDLFEYQARDLFAKHDVPVLAGEVIDTPEAARAATERLGGKSVVKAQVKVGGRGKAGGVKLAATPDEAVARATDILGMDIKGHTVHKVMIAETAPEILEEYYVSFLLDRTNRTFLSIASVEGGMEIEEVAATRPEAVAKTPIDANEGVTPEKAREIVEAAKFPAEVADKIVNVLVTLWKTFIAEDALLVEVNPLAKVASGDVIALDGKVSLDENAEFRQPEHEALADKDAANPLEAAAKEKNLNYVKLDGEVGIIGNGAGLVMSTLDVVAYAGEAHGGVKPANFLDIGGGASAAVMANGLEIILGDPDVKSVFVNVFGGITACDEVANGIVQALQLLADKGEEVTKPLVVRLDGNNAELGRKILSDANHPLVQRVDTMDGAADKAAELAAAK; from the coding sequence GTGGACCTGTTCGAGTACCAGGCGAGGGACCTCTTCGCCAAGCACGATGTACCGGTGCTGGCCGGTGAAGTCATCGACACGCCTGAGGCGGCCCGCGCAGCCACTGAGCGTCTTGGTGGCAAGTCCGTCGTCAAGGCCCAGGTGAAGGTCGGCGGCCGTGGCAAGGCCGGTGGCGTGAAGCTCGCCGCCACCCCGGACGAGGCCGTCGCCCGCGCGACGGACATCCTCGGCATGGACATCAAGGGCCACACGGTCCACAAGGTGATGATCGCCGAGACGGCCCCGGAGATCCTGGAGGAGTACTACGTCTCCTTCCTCCTGGACCGCACCAACCGCACCTTCCTCTCCATCGCGTCCGTCGAGGGCGGCATGGAGATCGAGGAGGTGGCGGCCACCCGTCCGGAGGCCGTCGCCAAGACTCCGATCGACGCCAACGAGGGTGTGACCCCCGAGAAGGCCCGCGAGATCGTCGAGGCCGCGAAGTTCCCGGCCGAGGTCGCCGACAAGATCGTGAACGTCCTGGTCACCCTGTGGAAGACCTTCATCGCCGAGGACGCGCTCCTCGTCGAGGTCAACCCGCTGGCCAAGGTCGCCTCCGGCGACGTCATCGCCCTGGACGGCAAGGTCTCCCTCGACGAGAACGCCGAGTTCCGTCAGCCGGAGCACGAGGCTCTCGCCGACAAGGACGCGGCCAACCCCCTCGAGGCCGCGGCCAAGGAGAAGAACCTCAACTACGTCAAGCTCGACGGTGAGGTCGGCATCATCGGCAACGGCGCGGGGCTCGTCATGAGCACCCTGGACGTCGTCGCGTACGCCGGTGAGGCCCACGGCGGCGTCAAGCCCGCCAACTTCCTCGACATCGGCGGCGGCGCCTCCGCCGCGGTCATGGCGAACGGCCTGGAGATCATCCTCGGCGACCCGGACGTCAAGTCCGTCTTCGTCAACGTCTTCGGCGGCATCACCGCCTGCGACGAGGTCGCCAACGGCATCGTGCAGGCGCTGCAGCTGCTCGCGGACAAGGGCGAGGAAGTCACCAAGCCCCTCGTCGTCCGCCTCGACGGCAACAACGCCGAGCTGGGTCGCAAGATCCTCTCCGACGCCAACCACCCGCTGGTGCAGCGCGTGGACACCATGGACGGCGCGGCCGACAAGGCCGCCGAGCTCGCGGCTGCGAAGTAA
- the sucD gene encoding succinate--CoA ligase subunit alpha → MAIFLNKDSKVIVQGMTGATGMKHTKLMLADGTNIVGGVNPRKAGTSVDIDGNEIPVFGTVAEAIEKTGANVSVLFVPPAFSKAAVVEAIDAEIPLAVVITEGIAVHDSAAFYAYAVSKGNKTRIIGPNCPGLITPGQSNAGIIPGDITKPGRIGLVSKSGTLTYQMMYELRDIGFSSAVGIGGDPVIGTTHIDALAAFEADPDTDLIVMIGEIGGDAEERAADFIAKNVTKPVVGYVAGFTAPEGKTMGHAGAIVSGSSGTAAAKKEALEAAGVKVGKTPTETAKLARAILAG, encoded by the coding sequence ATGGCTATCTTCCTCAACAAGGACAGCAAGGTCATCGTCCAGGGCATGACCGGTGCCACGGGCATGAAGCACACCAAGCTCATGCTGGCGGACGGCACCAACATCGTCGGTGGCGTGAACCCCCGCAAGGCGGGCACGTCCGTCGACATCGACGGCAACGAGATCCCCGTCTTCGGCACGGTCGCCGAGGCGATCGAGAAGACGGGCGCGAACGTGTCCGTCCTCTTCGTGCCGCCGGCCTTCTCCAAGGCCGCCGTCGTCGAGGCGATCGACGCGGAGATCCCCCTCGCGGTCGTCATCACCGAGGGCATCGCGGTCCACGACTCGGCCGCGTTCTACGCGTACGCCGTGTCGAAGGGCAACAAGACCCGGATCATCGGCCCGAACTGCCCCGGTCTCATCACCCCGGGCCAGTCGAACGCCGGCATCATCCCGGGCGACATCACCAAGCCGGGCCGTATCGGCCTGGTCTCGAAGTCCGGCACGCTGACGTACCAGATGATGTACGAGCTGCGTGACATCGGCTTCTCGTCCGCCGTCGGTATCGGTGGCGACCCGGTCATCGGCACCACGCACATCGACGCGCTCGCCGCGTTCGAGGCCGACCCCGACACCGACCTGATCGTCATGATCGGTGAGATCGGCGGCGACGCCGAGGAGCGTGCGGCGGACTTCATCGCGAAGAACGTGACGAAGCCGGTCGTCGGCTACGTCGCCGGCTTCACCGCGCCCGAGGGCAAGACCATGGGCCACGCCGGCGCCATCGTCTCCGGCTCCTCCGGCACGGCCGCCGCGAAGAAGGAGGCCCTCGAGGCCGCCGGCGTCAAGGTCGGCAAGACGCCGACCGAGACGGCCAAGCTGGCGCGCGCCATCCTCGCCGGCTGA
- a CDS encoding RNA polymerase subunit sigma-70: MCRPIYVYVLSHPKGLTVTQSPAPEPTPPSPVPATAAATGAVADTASETGPAPLTPAPAPAPEPAAEPGGDAATLTPAQAFDALYAFCAPALVRQAFLLTGRRELARESVERAFQLAWQRWPEVARDPDPAGWVRAATYDYALSPWHRLRPRFRHSEPSPADAFSRTLLDALLKLPPPYRRALLLYDGVGLGLPETAAETEASTPATANRLLHARAAVATRLPELANPEELHRRMVELASLERLRAAKPPAVRTDSERRARLWTRAAIAFTVALIGTTALTLRTAPTHYEPPVSPGGTVQGVPPKVAPGSLSQGELALRAKLRQGMASGPERLVPQPR, translated from the coding sequence ATGTGTCGCCCAATATACGTTTATGTACTTTCTCACCCGAAGGGGCTCACGGTGACGCAGAGCCCCGCCCCGGAGCCGACACCGCCCTCACCGGTACCGGCAACAGCAGCGGCAACAGGTGCGGTGGCGGACACAGCGTCAGAAACAGGGCCGGCACCACTCACACCGGCACCCGCACCAGCTCCTGAACCCGCGGCCGAACCGGGTGGCGACGCCGCCACGCTGACGCCCGCTCAGGCCTTCGACGCGCTGTACGCGTTCTGCGCACCCGCCCTCGTCCGGCAGGCCTTTCTGCTCACCGGGCGGCGCGAGCTCGCGCGCGAGTCGGTCGAGCGGGCCTTCCAACTCGCCTGGCAGCGCTGGCCCGAGGTGGCCCGCGACCCCGACCCTGCGGGCTGGGTGCGGGCGGCGACGTACGACTACGCGCTCTCCCCCTGGCACCGGCTCCGCCCCCGCTTCCGGCACTCCGAGCCGTCCCCCGCCGACGCCTTCTCCCGCACACTGCTCGACGCACTCCTCAAACTCCCGCCGCCGTACCGTCGCGCCCTCCTCCTCTACGACGGCGTCGGCCTCGGCCTGCCGGAGACGGCGGCGGAGACGGAGGCGAGCACACCGGCGACGGCGAACCGGCTGCTGCACGCGCGCGCCGCGGTCGCCACGCGTCTGCCGGAACTGGCGAACCCCGAGGAGTTGCACCGGCGGATGGTCGAGCTGGCCTCCCTGGAGCGACTGCGCGCCGCGAAGCCTCCGGCGGTGCGGACGGACAGTGAGCGCCGGGCCCGCCTCTGGACCCGGGCCGCCATCGCCTTCACCGTCGCCCTGATCGGCACGACGGCGCTCACCCTGCGGACGGCACCGACGCACTACGAGCCGCCGGTGTCGCCGGGCGGGACGGTGCAGGGCGTACCGCCGAAGGTGGCGCCGGGTTCGCTGTCGCAGGGGGAGCTGGCGCTGCGGGCGAAGCTGCGGCAGGGAATGGCGAGCGGGCCCGAGAGGCTGGTGCCGCAGCCGCGTTGA
- a CDS encoding DUF6350 family protein — MTVVIKMTACRSLLSSLLTWLRDRPPGEAGGILSGVVAAGLGLCLFALPVMMLWISSPYPDSGPGGALHVAAALWLLAHGAELVRPDTHSGVAAPVGVTPLLLLALPVWLVHRAVRDAADGSEDSGGGARGIGGPGGTGGIGGAGGAGGGEGPPPVAARTAWTGVVLGYLAVGVAAAVYTAGGELRPAWVWTAVCLPLTVAGAAGWGVWTAYGCPRAVVDRVLLLLPAGMRRQALGPAARERRAVAGRAAGAGVAVLVGGGALALAVSLVWHGGAAWGVFLQLTEGWSGRFAVLLLCLSLLPNAAVWAAAYGLGPGFTLGVGHVVSPFSSAPAPMLPPFPLLAAVPDEGAGTPLNWAAVLVPVAAGLTVGWFTGRGATAGGAGAPARAGAGEAGAATGDGDGGGWAVGVWSVGTTAMTAGMAAAWCAGLVAGLAAWAGGPLGVSALASFGPVWWQAGGAALLWMTGLAVPVALGVRVWRGRGGGGRREATATIGKPWMKSRVEAKRDSKGESGGGKEAVADGAPKVTYVRYIDDTDDEPYDFLPVEPPEPGPAS; from the coding sequence ATGACGGTCGTGATCAAGATGACCGCTTGCCGATCGCTGTTGTCGTCCCTGCTCACCTGGCTGCGCGACCGACCGCCCGGAGAGGCCGGCGGCATCCTGAGTGGTGTCGTCGCTGCCGGGCTCGGCCTCTGCCTGTTCGCCCTGCCCGTGATGATGCTGTGGATCAGCTCGCCGTATCCCGACAGCGGACCCGGCGGCGCCCTGCATGTCGCAGCCGCGCTGTGGCTGTTGGCGCACGGCGCCGAACTGGTCCGCCCCGACACGCACTCCGGTGTCGCCGCGCCCGTGGGTGTCACCCCGCTGCTGCTGCTCGCGCTGCCGGTCTGGCTGGTGCACCGGGCGGTGCGGGACGCGGCGGACGGCAGCGAGGACTCCGGAGGGGGAGCCCGCGGAATCGGAGGGCCTGGGGGAACCGGGGGAATCGGGGGAGCTGGGGGAGCTGGGGGAGGCGAGGGACCGCCGCCGGTCGCCGCGCGGACGGCGTGGACGGGGGTTGTCCTCGGCTACCTCGCCGTCGGCGTGGCCGCCGCGGTGTACACCGCGGGCGGCGAACTGCGGCCCGCGTGGGTGTGGACGGCGGTGTGCCTGCCGCTGACGGTGGCGGGCGCGGCCGGGTGGGGGGTGTGGACGGCGTACGGCTGTCCGCGCGCGGTGGTGGACAGGGTGCTGCTCCTGTTGCCGGCGGGGATGCGGCGGCAGGCCCTCGGGCCGGCGGCTCGGGAGCGTCGCGCTGTCGCCGGGCGTGCGGCGGGGGCCGGGGTGGCGGTGCTGGTCGGCGGCGGGGCGTTGGCGCTGGCGGTGTCGCTGGTGTGGCACGGCGGGGCGGCGTGGGGGGTCTTCCTGCAGCTGACGGAGGGGTGGTCGGGCCGGTTCGCCGTTCTGCTGCTGTGCCTTTCCCTTTTGCCGAACGCGGCGGTGTGGGCGGCGGCGTACGGGCTGGGGCCCGGTTTCACGCTCGGCGTCGGCCATGTCGTGAGCCCGTTCTCCTCCGCGCCGGCGCCAATGCTGCCGCCGTTCCCCTTGCTGGCGGCGGTGCCGGACGAGGGGGCCGGTACGCCCTTGAACTGGGCGGCGGTCCTGGTGCCGGTGGCGGCGGGGCTGACGGTGGGGTGGTTCACGGGACGGGGGGCGACGGCGGGTGGTGCCGGCGCCCCTGCCCGTGCCGGTGCCGGGGAAGCGGGCGCGGCGACCGGTGACGGTGACGGTGGTGGATGGGCGGTGGGGGTCTGGTCGGTTGGCACTACCGCCATGACCGCGGGGATGGCGGCCGCGTGGTGTGCGGGGCTGGTCGCCGGGCTTGCCGCGTGGGCGGGCGGCCCGCTCGGTGTTTCCGCGTTGGCCAGCTTCGGGCCGGTGTGGTGGCAGGCGGGAGGGGCGGCGCTGCTGTGGATGACGGGGCTGGCGGTGCCGGTGGCGTTGGGAGTGCGAGTGTGGCGGGGGCGGGGCGGGGGAGGGAGGCGCGAGGCGACGGCGACGATCGGGAAGCCCTGGATGAAGTCGCGCGTCGAGGCGAAGAGGGACTCGAAGGGGGAGTCGGGGGGCGGAAAGGAGGCCGTCGCGGACGGTGCGCCGAAGGTCACGTACGTGCGCTACATCGACGACACCGACGACGAGCCCTACGACTTCCTCCCGGTGGAGCCGCCAGAGCCTGGACCCGCATCCTGA